The Hymenobacter sp. 5317J-9 genome has a window encoding:
- a CDS encoding MG2 domain-containing protein yields MRLIMWDSTSIRRAAAGLLAPALGLLATAPARAQADSLGGLTGQLSRFEQRDPHEKLYLHLDRPVYLSGETMWFKVYAAEGTHIRPLTLSSVAYVEVLDASHRPVLQAKVGLKNAVGQGAFPLPTSLPAGTYQVRAYTSWMQNFGPDTYFQTAVTVINTATASGSTGKDSAAYEARFFPEGGNLVRGLRSQVAVKVTDRAGRGVPAEGRVLDSKGRVVATFATQHRGMGRFAFTPAEGQQPYTAVLTLGNGRATALTRPLPRPYDSGYVLRLEETSPTQLTLTVSASSRQPETLYLLGHSRQQVALTHRLALADGQATYTFDKSQLLEGVSHLTLFTADRRPVCERLYFRPPTRHLALSARADKAQYGLREKVQVQLAAPGQAAPETASLSMAVYQLDSLNTTRPASIEEYLWLAADLKGDVEDAGYYFRETDPAARAAADNLMLTQGWSRWRWEDVLAPKPPALAFLPEPYGPVVTGQLTQNGRPVARAGVTAYLASPSRLLRLTNAESSADGRLRFELPAPVGPHDIVVQADPEQDSTSRIALLDPFSTRYATAALPAFGLMPAFEQDYARRHLQAQVQRVFTDRYRRYAPAQPVDSTAFFGRADESYLLDKYTRFKVMEEVLREYVPGVVVRIRKDGFHLLVTDRANKVLLEKNPMVLLDGVPVFDMNKVMAINPLKVQKLEVIDSRYLHGAAIYNGLMSLTTYKGDLEGYQPDARALVQQYEGVQRQREFYAPRYETAAEKTSRLPDLRNLLYWNPNLTLTGAETKPVEFYTGDQAGRFLVVLQGLSANGLAGSHSFVLDVKPAL; encoded by the coding sequence ATGCGGTTGATTATGTGGGACTCAACTTCTATCCGGCGCGCCGCGGCGGGCCTGCTGGCGCCGGCGCTGGGGCTGCTGGCCACCGCGCCCGCCCGCGCCCAGGCCGACTCACTGGGCGGCCTCACCGGCCAACTGAGCCGGTTTGAGCAGCGCGACCCGCACGAAAAGCTCTACCTCCACCTCGACCGGCCAGTGTACCTGAGCGGCGAAACCATGTGGTTTAAGGTGTACGCCGCCGAGGGCACCCACATCCGGCCGCTCACGCTGAGCAGCGTGGCCTACGTGGAAGTGCTCGACGCCAGCCACCGCCCCGTGCTGCAAGCCAAAGTGGGCCTGAAAAACGCCGTGGGACAGGGGGCCTTTCCGTTGCCGACTTCGCTGCCCGCCGGCACCTACCAGGTGCGCGCCTACACCAGCTGGATGCAGAACTTCGGCCCCGATACCTACTTCCAAACGGCCGTAACGGTCATCAACACCGCCACGGCGTCGGGCTCCACGGGCAAGGACTCGGCGGCTTACGAGGCTCGTTTTTTTCCGGAGGGCGGCAACCTGGTGCGCGGCCTGCGCAGCCAGGTGGCAGTTAAGGTAACCGACCGGGCCGGCCGGGGCGTGCCCGCCGAGGGCCGCGTGCTCGACAGCAAGGGCCGCGTGGTGGCCACTTTTGCCACGCAGCACCGGGGCATGGGCCGCTTCGCCTTCACCCCCGCCGAAGGCCAGCAGCCCTACACGGCCGTGCTCACGCTCGGCAACGGCCGAGCCACGGCCCTCACGCGCCCGCTGCCCCGCCCCTACGACAGCGGCTACGTGCTGCGGCTGGAAGAAACCAGCCCCACCCAGCTTACCCTCACGGTGAGCGCCAGCAGCCGCCAGCCCGAAACGCTGTATCTGCTGGGCCATTCGCGGCAGCAGGTGGCGCTCACCCATCGCCTGGCCCTGGCAGATGGACAGGCGACTTATACCTTCGACAAAAGCCAGCTGCTGGAGGGCGTCTCGCACCTCACGCTGTTCACGGCCGACCGCCGGCCGGTGTGCGAGCGGCTCTACTTCCGGCCGCCGACCCGCCACCTGGCCCTGAGTGCCCGCGCCGATAAGGCGCAGTATGGGCTGCGCGAAAAAGTGCAGGTGCAGCTGGCCGCCCCCGGCCAGGCCGCGCCCGAAACCGCCAGCCTCTCGATGGCCGTGTACCAGCTCGACTCGCTCAATACCACTCGCCCGGCCTCCATCGAAGAGTACCTGTGGCTGGCCGCCGACCTGAAGGGCGACGTGGAAGATGCCGGCTATTATTTCCGTGAAACCGACCCCGCCGCCCGCGCCGCCGCCGACAACCTGATGCTGACCCAGGGCTGGAGCCGCTGGCGCTGGGAAGACGTGCTGGCGCCCAAACCGCCGGCCCTCGCCTTCCTGCCCGAGCCCTACGGCCCCGTGGTGACCGGTCAGCTCACCCAAAATGGCCGGCCCGTGGCCAGGGCCGGCGTCACGGCCTACCTGGCCTCGCCCAGCCGCCTGCTGCGCCTCACCAACGCCGAGAGCTCCGCCGACGGCCGCCTGCGCTTTGAGCTGCCCGCCCCGGTGGGCCCGCACGACATCGTGGTGCAGGCCGACCCGGAGCAGGACAGCACCAGCCGCATCGCGCTGCTCGACCCGTTCTCGACACGCTACGCCACGGCGGCGCTGCCGGCCTTCGGCCTGATGCCCGCCTTTGAGCAGGACTACGCCCGGCGGCACCTGCAGGCCCAGGTACAGCGCGTGTTCACCGACCGGTATCGGCGGTATGCGCCTGCCCAGCCGGTGGACAGCACCGCGTTTTTCGGGCGGGCCGACGAGTCGTATTTGCTCGACAAGTACACCCGCTTCAAGGTGATGGAGGAGGTGCTGCGCGAGTACGTGCCGGGCGTGGTGGTGCGCATCCGCAAAGACGGCTTCCACCTGCTGGTGACCGACCGGGCCAATAAAGTGCTGCTGGAAAAGAACCCCATGGTGCTGCTGGACGGCGTGCCGGTGTTCGACATGAACAAAGTCATGGCCATCAACCCGCTCAAGGTGCAGAAACTGGAGGTGATTGACAGCCGCTACCTGCACGGCGCGGCCATCTACAACGGCCTGATGAGCCTGACCACCTACAAAGGCGACCTGGAAGGCTACCAGCCCGACGCCCGCGCCCTGGTGCAGCAGTACGAGGGCGTGCAGCGCCAGCGCGAGTTCTACGCCCCGCGCTACGAAACCGCCGCCGAAAAAACCAGCCGCCTGCCCGACCTGCGCAACCTCCTTTACTGGAACCCCAACCTCACCTTAACCGGCGCCGAGACCAAACCCGTGGAGTTCTACACCGGCGACCAGGCCGGCCGCTTCCTCGTGGTGCTGCAAGGGCTTTCGGCCAATGGGCTTGCGGGCAGCCACAGCTTTGTTTTGGATGTGAAGCCGGCGCTGTAG
- a CDS encoding DUF4249 domain-containing protein has product MRASFLSIPFAVLLGLVLLGGCTDPYLPEAIQNPPSYLVVDGFVNSKGATAVRLSRTYAIGAKTAPPVETKATVFVEEEGGARYPLAESPAGTYTSPIRTLNPARKYRLRINTADGQQYASGFEAVNTTPRIDDFSWRATPEGLKLLISTHNNDPAATRFYRWDYEETWESIPVLIPSLEYRNLDPMPPGGLFPITTRFPLICWGNEKSTDIKLVNTTRLSQNAVRDYVVRELPTTSSRLRHLYSILVTQSAQSEAEYRYWELLKKNTENIGTLFDPQPVQLAGNVRCLTDEKDLALGFVGVHSVEQQRLFIRYLDLPNDWRISSGYDNCVPDTIRDPRLYIAYFGGPYNVPLAYGGGGVLGVDRRCVDCRLYGSTVKPSFWP; this is encoded by the coding sequence ATGCGCGCCTCCTTCCTTTCTATCCCGTTTGCCGTGCTATTAGGCCTGGTTCTGCTGGGCGGGTGCACCGACCCGTATTTGCCGGAGGCCATCCAGAACCCGCCGAGCTACCTGGTGGTCGACGGCTTCGTCAACAGCAAGGGCGCCACCGCCGTGCGGCTGTCGCGCACCTACGCCATCGGGGCCAAGACGGCCCCGCCGGTGGAAACCAAGGCCACGGTCTTCGTCGAGGAAGAGGGCGGCGCGCGCTACCCGCTCGCCGAAAGCCCCGCCGGCACCTATACATCGCCCATTCGCACCCTCAACCCCGCCCGCAAGTATCGCCTGCGCATCAACACGGCGGATGGCCAGCAGTACGCGTCCGGCTTTGAAGCCGTCAACACCACCCCGCGCATCGACGACTTCTCCTGGCGGGCCACGCCCGAAGGCCTTAAGCTCCTCATCAGCACCCACAACAATGACCCGGCCGCCACGCGCTTCTACCGCTGGGACTACGAGGAAACCTGGGAGAGCATTCCCGTGCTCATTCCCTCCTTGGAATACCGCAACCTCGACCCCATGCCCCCGGGCGGCCTGTTTCCCATCACGACGCGGTTTCCGCTTATTTGCTGGGGCAATGAAAAGTCGACCGACATCAAGCTCGTCAACACCACGCGCCTGAGCCAGAACGCCGTGCGCGACTACGTGGTGCGTGAGCTGCCGACCACCAGCAGCCGCTTGCGCCACCTCTACAGCATTCTGGTCACCCAGTCGGCCCAGTCCGAGGCCGAGTACCGCTACTGGGAGCTGCTGAAGAAAAACACCGAAAACATCGGCACCCTCTTCGACCCCCAGCCCGTGCAGCTGGCCGGCAACGTGCGCTGCCTCACCGACGAGAAGGACCTGGCCCTGGGCTTCGTGGGCGTGCACTCCGTGGAGCAGCAGCGCCTCTTCATTCGCTACCTCGACTTACCCAACGACTGGCGCATTTCCAGCGGCTACGACAATTGCGTGCCCGACACCATCAGAGACCCTAGGCTGTATATCGCCTATTTCGGCGGCCCCTACAACGTGCCCCTGGCCTATGGTGGCGGCGGCGTGCTGGGCGTGGACCGCCGGTGCGTGGACTGCCGCCTCTACGGCAGCACCGTGAAACCCTCGTTCTGGCCCTAG
- a CDS encoding T9SS type A sorting domain-containing protein produces MPLATGNPPLFCYGDTLSVSATGPGGAQFTWSGPAGVSFTPAVSGPGQRVQVQLPGSNFGDGDITVRVTAGNPALGCQASVPATQKIVLHRAPLTYATNPVRLQVGSDTGYNNGAPPSDYPGAPSYLPVQCNTPTYLRLYGQLLDYYGFPVSNFRWNVDGREPANSANQFTVLTPIGTSQGSQVCLIITNRCGADEYYCWQIPIYGDCSGGGGPIEPEPCVECGRQAPTAAYPNPADADLTVPVPAGAYGAVRLLNAQGRPVRQAPAHGSRVVFDVRALPNGLYYLEVPSAGAAPSRQQVQVQH; encoded by the coding sequence GTGCCCCTGGCCACCGGCAACCCGCCGCTGTTCTGCTACGGCGATACCTTGTCGGTTTCGGCCACCGGGCCGGGGGGCGCGCAGTTCACGTGGAGTGGCCCGGCCGGCGTTAGCTTCACCCCGGCCGTGAGCGGGCCGGGCCAGCGGGTGCAGGTGCAGCTGCCCGGCAGCAACTTCGGCGACGGCGACATCACCGTGCGCGTGACGGCCGGCAACCCGGCCCTGGGCTGCCAGGCCAGCGTGCCCGCCACCCAGAAAATCGTGCTCCACCGCGCCCCGCTCACCTACGCCACCAACCCCGTGCGGCTGCAAGTGGGCTCCGACACCGGCTATAACAACGGCGCCCCGCCCTCCGACTACCCCGGGGCGCCCTCCTACCTGCCGGTGCAGTGCAACACGCCCACCTACCTGCGCCTCTACGGCCAGCTGCTGGATTACTATGGCTTTCCCGTCAGCAACTTCCGCTGGAACGTGGACGGCCGCGAGCCCGCCAACTCGGCCAATCAGTTCACGGTGCTCACGCCCATCGGCACCAGCCAAGGCAGCCAAGTGTGCCTGATTATCACGAACCGCTGCGGCGCCGACGAGTACTACTGCTGGCAGATTCCCATCTACGGCGACTGCAGCGGCGGGGGCGGCCCCATCGAGCCCGAGCCCTGCGTGGAGTGCGGCCGCCAGGCGCCCACCGCCGCCTACCCCAACCCGGCCGATGCCGACCTGACCGTGCCGGTGCCCGCCGGGGCCTACGGCGCGGTGCGCCTGCTCAACGCCCAGGGCCGGCCGGTGCGCCAGGCGCCCGCCCACGGCAGCCGCGTGGTGTTCGACGTGCGCGCCCTGCCCAACGGCCTTTACTACCTGGAAGTGCCCTCGGCCGGCGCGGCCCCAAGCCGCCAGCAAGTGCAAGTGCAGCACTAA
- a CDS encoding DUF4249 domain-containing protein, translating into MKPSHFVRLALLWGVWLLGGCTDPYLPEAVQNPPSYLVVDGFVNSRGVSTVRLSRTYAIGAKTTPPVETKATVFVEEEGGPRYPLTESPGGTYTSASRTLNPARRYRLTIRTQSGQDYASGFEAVRNTPRIDDFSWRAASDGLQLLISTHDAANATRFYRWEYEETWESIPVLIPTLEYRNLDPQPPGGLYPISASGRFPLICWGNEKSTDIKLVNTTRLTQDVVSNYVVRELPTTSSRLRHLYSILVTQSAQSEAEYRYWELLKKNTENIGTLFDPQPVQLIGNVRCLTDEKALALGFVGVHSVEQQRLFIRYADLPNDWRISSGYDNCVPDTIKKPEQYQAVFGGPQNVPLAYGSGGVLSIDRGCVDCRLYGTTVKPSFWP; encoded by the coding sequence ATGAAGCCTTCCCATTTCGTTCGCCTGGCCCTGCTGTGGGGGGTGTGGCTGCTGGGCGGCTGCACCGACCCGTACCTGCCGGAGGCCGTGCAGAATCCGCCCAGCTACCTGGTGGTCGACGGCTTCGTCAACAGCCGGGGCGTGAGCACCGTGCGGCTCTCGCGCACCTACGCCATCGGCGCCAAGACGACCCCGCCGGTGGAAACCAAGGCCACGGTGTTTGTGGAAGAAGAGGGCGGCCCGCGCTACCCGCTCACCGAAAGCCCGGGCGGCACCTACACCTCGGCCAGCCGCACCCTGAACCCGGCCCGCCGGTACCGGCTCACCATTCGCACCCAAAGCGGCCAGGACTACGCCTCCGGCTTCGAAGCCGTGCGCAACACCCCGCGCATCGACGACTTCTCGTGGCGCGCCGCCTCCGATGGACTCCAGCTACTCATCAGCACCCACGACGCGGCCAATGCCACGCGCTTCTACCGCTGGGAATACGAGGAAACCTGGGAAAGCATCCCCGTGCTCATTCCGACCCTGGAGTACCGCAACCTGGACCCTCAGCCGCCGGGTGGCCTCTATCCTATTAGCGCCAGCGGGCGGTTTCCGCTTATTTGCTGGGGCAACGAGAAGTCGACCGACATCAAGCTGGTGAACACCACGCGCCTGACCCAGGATGTCGTATCCAACTACGTGGTGCGTGAGCTGCCAACGACCAGCAGCCGGCTGCGCCACCTCTACAGCATTCTGGTCACCCAGTCGGCCCAGTCCGAGGCCGAGTACCGCTACTGGGAGCTGCTGAAAAAGAACACCGAAAACATCGGCACCCTCTTCGACCCCCAGCCCGTGCAGCTCATCGGCAACGTGCGCTGCCTCACCGACGAGAAGGCCCTGGCCCTGGGCTTCGTGGGCGTGCACTCCGTGGAGCAGCAGCGCCTCTTCATCAGGTATGCCGACCTGCCCAACGACTGGCGCATTTCCAGCGGCTACGACAATTGCGTGCCCGACACCATAAAAAAGCCGGAGCAATACCAAGCTGTTTTTGGCGGGCCCCAAAACGTGCCGCTGGCCTACGGCAGCGGCGGCGTGCTCAGCATCGACCGGGGCTGCGTGGACTGCCGCCTCTACGGCACCACCGTGAAACCCTCGTTCTGGCCATAA